From Cannabis sativa cultivar Pink pepper isolate KNU-18-1 chromosome 8, ASM2916894v1, whole genome shotgun sequence, a single genomic window includes:
- the LOC115698696 gene encoding transcription factor bHLH106 has translation MQPENPDLYQFLADNGLINVVSPYNFPAPGGGSGEHHNNHQFSSMQSFCSSSSYYPYSKGSTGTCSDSNTTSPHDRALVALKNHKEAEKRRRERINSHLDKLRSLLPCNSKTDKASLLAKVVQRVKELKEQTSELTELESFPSETDEITVLSSGNYSGTAGGEGQLIFKASLCCEDRSDLIPDLIEILKSLHLKTLKVEMATLGGRIRNVLIVAADKEHSIESVHFLQNALKSLLERSNSSERSKRRRGLERKIVI, from the exons ATGCAGCCGGAGAATCCGGACCTCTACCAGTTTCTGGCCGACAACGGCTTAATCAACGTCGTGAGTCCTTATAACTTTCCGGCACCGGGCGGTGGTTCCGGCGAACATCATAATAATCATCAGTTCTCGTCGATGCAAAGCTTTTGTAGCTCATCCTCTTATTACCCATATTCTAAGGGTTCGACCGGAACTTGCAGCGACAGCAATACGACTTCTCCTCACGACAGAGCTCTTGTCGCTTTGAAAAATCACAAGGAGGCTGAGAAGAGAAGGAGAGAGAGGATTAACTCTCATCTTGATAAGCTCAGAAGCCTTCTTCCTTGTAATTCCAag ACAGACAAAGCTTCTCTCCTAGCAAAAGTAGTTCAACGAGTGAAAGAGCTTAAAGAGCAAACATCTGAGTTGACCGAACTGGAAAGCTTCCCATCTGAAACAGACGAGATCACAGTGCTTTCTTCTGGAAATTATTCGGGTACAGCAGGTGGGGAAGGGCAGCTTATATTCAAGGCTTCATTATGTTGTGAAGACCGGTCAGATCTCATACCTGACCTAATCGAAATACTAAAGTCCCTCCATTTGAAGACACTCAAAGTTGAAATGGCCACACTTGGTGGCAGAATTCGTAATGTTCTAATAGTGGCTGCTGATAAAGAACACAGCATTGAGTCTGTCCATTTCTTACAGAATGCTTTGAAGTCTCTTCTTGAACGATCCAATTCCTCTGAAAGATCCAAAAGAAGGCGTGGACTAGAACGCAAAATAGTCAtctaa